CCGCACCACTCCCCAGCCGGCGTCGCGGATCCGGTCCTCGCGCTGCTTCTCCGCGAACACTGCGTCGCCCGGATCCTGGCCGGCGCGAACGTACTTGCCGTACTTGACCTTCCCGTCGAACTCGCCGACCACGCCGGCGTCGGCGAAGAGGAAGTCGACGCGCCCGAGTAAGCGGCCGTCCGGGCCCAGCAGCGATGCCTGCAGTTCGGGAATCGGTAGCCCGAGCGCGGCCGTTGCATCGACCTGTGGACAACTCGGGCTGTCCACAGCCGCCCCGCGCGCGAACTTGCCTCCCGCGCGCTCGATCGTGCACGCGCGGCGTCAATGTGCGCGCGGCGCAGCACGTTCACCGAACCTGCACCGACGCGACACGGAGCCGACGCCCCAGCGCTGCTCGCGCTCGATAGACCTGCGCCATGACAACTTCGCCGCTCGTCGAGACCGTCTGTTCCGCGCCGGCGCCCGAGATCGCCGGGCCCCGCTATTCCCTCCTCGTCTCCTCCGATCGCGAACACCGCGAGGCCGCGCAGCGCCTGCGCTACCGAGTGTTCGCCTCCGAACCCGGCTTCGTGATCCCCCGATCGCCCGACGCCCGCGACGTCGACAGGTTCGACGACTTCTGTGACCACCTGCTGGTCCGGGACAACGTCTCGGACGAGTTCGTCGGCTGCTATCGCATGCTTCCGCCGGACGCCGCTCTCGCGGCCGGCGGCTACTACACCGCCACCGAGTTCGATCTCTCCGCGCTCGATCCGGCCGCGCACCGCGTCGTCGAGATGGGACGCGCGTGCGTCGACACCGCGCACCGGTCGGGGTCGGTCCTCGCGCTGATGTGGGCGGGCATCCTCCACTACCTCCAGTTGACGGGTCACGACACCGTCATGGGCTGCGTCTCGGTGCCGATGCAGGATCGGCCGGACGCCGTGGCCGGCGCGAACGTGCGGGCCGTGCGCGACTTCCTGCTCGACCGGCACGCCGCGGACCGCTCGCGGTGGGTGCGGCCGCTGCGCCCCGTCCGG
This genomic stretch from Prescottella soli harbors:
- a CDS encoding GNAT family N-acetyltransferase, with the protein product MTTSPLVETVCSAPAPEIAGPRYSLLVSSDREHREAAQRLRYRVFASEPGFVIPRSPDARDVDRFDDFCDHLLVRDNVSDEFVGCYRMLPPDAALAAGGYYTATEFDLSALDPAAHRVVEMGRACVDTAHRSGSVLALMWAGILHYLQLTGHDTVMGCVSVPMQDRPDAVAGANVRAVRDFLLDRHAADRSRWVRPLRPVRVDGRSLDDITPPARPAVPPLLRGYLRLGAKICGEPAHDPDFRVADFVALQSLHGADVRYLERLRRASATIEAAA